Proteins from a genomic interval of Helicoverpa zea isolate HzStark_Cry1AcR chromosome 13, ilHelZeax1.1, whole genome shotgun sequence:
- the LOC124635741 gene encoding uncharacterized protein LOC124635741, whose protein sequence is METEHFDSDLFIDEIQKRPAIWDMESPDYKNKVIKKRYWEELVEIFCDAGDSLEKKKLLGSTLTRKWKSIRDNYIRESKRQKNLPSGSGSSKHVPYVYFAKLKFLESSVVNKDTENNFETPAVTNSDLNNADNEDLIPPPKEQTEGTRKKQKINAVDKQIVDILEKSLHARQQLQTAQLTNEDDDKLFCLSLYTELKKVPENRRLSTKIELLNVIQKAQNPALPQQTNQYQYQYAYSTPSYSGYTTARSSTPSQQWSATPPAPAPPPPTSTWVPSPSSQDSDSLHLFE, encoded by the exons ATGGAGACCGAGCATTTCGATTCAGATTTGTTTATAGATGAAATTCAAAAACGACCAGCGATCTGGGATATGGAAAGTCCCGATTATAAGAATAAAGTGATTAAAAAACGTTACTGGGAGGAGCTTGTAGAAATATTTTGTGACGCTGGAGATAGTTTAGAGAAAAAGAAACTGTTGG GTTCTACACTAACAAGAAAATGGAAAAGTATTCGAGACAATTACATAAGGGAGTCTAAACGGCAAAAAAATCTTCCATCTGGGTCTGGATCCTCCAAACATGTACCATATGTATACTTCGCAAAACTAAAATTTCTCGAGAGTTCCGTAGTAAATAAGGATACAGAGAACAACTTTGAAACTCCTGCCGTAACAAATTCTGATTTAAACAATGCGGACAATGAAGACTTAATACCACCTCCAAAAGAACAAACTGAAGGGACAaggaagaaacaaaaaataaatgcagtggataaacaaattgttgatattttagaaaaaagtttgcACGCAAGACAACAGCTTCAAACAGCACAACTAACTAatgaagatgatgataaattaTTCTGTTTATCATTGTACACTGAGCTCAAGAAGGTACCTGAGAATCGACGGCTGTCAACAAAGATTGAATTGCTCAATGTAATTCAAAAAGCACAGAATCCAGCATTACCACAACAAACAAATCAGTACCAATATCAATACGCATATTCTACACCGTCTTATTCCGGATACACTACTGCTAGGTCCTCAACACCATCACAACAGTGGTCTGCGACACCACCGGCACCGGCACCACCACCGCCAACGTCGACGTGGGTGCCGTCACCTTCAAGCCAAGATTCGGACAGTcttcatttatttgaataa
- the LOC124636081 gene encoding uncharacterized protein LOC124636081: MQESEIESEENDQNSYIVGDDVTYLKDSGKEPSINTLIQQDLMQFQLPEPILGSACFISSSRTDSPISGEILPFSQDPMLNAACKLTTCSNYDLGKYSPEIVPNPRRRRRRTKKPTSNQMAPENEPLQQLQLQAQLNKVDCHSSNVSAPKDLVLDSKGPVITSPEIIPAKKQCTIQIKPTNTSHKSRSPDLEIQDHTKSSQSRALIEKQHDTDYHMTDTNNSTPQPEKKYHRSSTPIPISIITLNAPRNSSFDVVVDELPLDLSMKEYITQDNINNNHQHLPACEGKMPIPPVSSTFHTPSSLISLSLAVISKESLTLLVHSSKDLLPTVEKQSCPIPSTSRADSVSPRPSFNFDDPWNSDFSPDDGDPDYQPSEQLNTSHTSNESLTLEPVDETRVKRKRAKRGKANKENWTYNQNKIKRMKGESYSGRRKTEDGKIVFDLEKNERSVQPRCDHNDSCKYFDCYKLTEEDRNMLRN, encoded by the coding sequence ATGCAAGAGTCTGAAATAGAAAGTGAAGAAAATGATCAGAATTCCTACATTGTTGGAGACGATGTTACATATTTGAAAGACTCGGGCAAGGAACCTTCTATCAATACATTAATTCAGCAAGATTTAATGCAGTTCCAACTTCCAGAGCCCATCTTAGGTTCAGcatgttttatttcttcaagTCGTACTGATTCGCCAATTTCTGGCGAAATATTACCATTTTCACAAGATCCCATGCTAAATGCAGCTTGCAAGTTGACTACCTGTTCTAATTATGATCTTGGAAAATATTCTCCAGAAATTGTACCAAATCCACGACGGCGTCGTCGTCGCACAAAGAAACCCACATCTAATCAGATGGCTCCAGAAAATGAGCCACTGCAGCAGCTGCAGCTACAAGCGCAACTAAATAAAGTAGATTGTCATTCTTCGAATGTTTCTGCACCAAAGGACTTAGTTTTAGACAGTAAAGGACCAGTCATAACTTCACCTGAAATAATACCCGCAAAAAAACAGTGCACTATTCAAATAAAACCTACGAATACATCCCACAAATCTCGTTCACCTGATCTAGAAATACAAGATCATACAAAATCTTCGCAGTCACGAGCTTTGATTGAAAAACAGCATGACACCGACTATCACATGACAGACACTAATAATAGTACACCACaaccagaaaaaaaatatcacagatCATCCACTCCCATACCAATTTCAATAATTACTCTAAATGCCCCGCGAAACAGTAGTTTTGACGTGGTTGTTGATGAACTTCCCTTAGATTTAAGCATGAAAGAATATATCACTCAGGATAACATCAACAATAACCATCAACATTTACCTGCATGTGAAGGAAAAATGCCAATACCGCCAGTTTCTTCAACTTTTCACACGCCGTCATCGCTTATTTCACTATCGCTTGCAGTAATTTCAAAGGAGTCCTTAACTTTGCTAGTGCACTCTTCAAAGGACTTATTACCAACGGTTGAAAAACAAAGCTGTCCTATACCTTCTACCAGTAGAGCTGATTCGGTGTCTCCACGTCCTTCCTTCAACTTTGATGATCCGTGGAATAGTGATTTTTCTCCTGACGATGGGGATCCCGACTATCAACCAAGTGAACAGTTAAATACATCACATACTTCAAATGAATCGTTGACCCTAGAACCAGTTGATGAGACAAGAGTGAAGCGAAAACGGGCCAAGCGAGgcaaagcaaataaagaaaactggacttataatcaaaataaaattaaaagaatgaAGGGAGAGAGTTACAGTGGGAGGAGAAAAACAGAAGACGGCAAAATTGTGTTCGATCTTGAAAAAAATGAGCGTAGTGTTCAGCCTCGTTGTGATCATAATGAttcttgcaaatattttgattgCTACAAATTAACAGAAGAAGATCGAAATATGTTAAGAAATTAA
- the LOC124635622 gene encoding uncharacterized protein LOC124635622 isoform X3, producing MTSSTSRSRKILDLIQIEDNIIPTQNVDVQTICCDATKEPENVTNIIPTQSADVQTMICDASKEPENDTDIVSTQSGDVQMLCDVYNKPENQRHLNASEYFKHTEGRNKAVIDYRVSPVNSGESDADLSDGDPTFETVQKGQQGSHLLFPRTRSSSSSSSSSSTSDSSSSSDSSNEETLEEQLNANNTENRTPEPTRELDGGTMENQDNLTEDTTSGTPTVSTKPKGKKRTRQPENWKQTRAKKLRNCGKSYINSKNIITKARELKPPCNDQCRLQYSSKIDSVQRQSIFDAYWELGDIHNQRSFILSCLSDITPRYKYTNALTPRHCNKAFHFVVAGNSIRVCKTFFTNTLNISDRMIRTVKHKTDKHGILKTDCRGITGNHKSDEVLISDIKEFINSIPRTDSHYTRQSSTREYIDGGKTIVDLFKDFEEVQKQKNKPAGKYCTFYKVFNTQFNISFFRPRKDQCDTCLQYQNSSPEQKLIIQEKYDSHLEEKTLSRQEKYNDRLKIDDSNKVILFDLQAVLQSPKGDTSAFYYKSKLNSYNFTVASLNKKVEGKVQESYSNVHCYFWNETDAKRGANEIGSCLLHYFEQLCIESRATNEEGINLILYSDNCGGQNKNKYIVTLYLYAVTHLNINSITHKYLIKGHTQNEADNIHSLIEKEVKKNLRSGPIYSPHQYVSIIKNARKSGNKFIVNERTFHDFYDLKKLQEAWGYNFNKTKNGDNIVWNDVKLIKVTKKNPFSFFIKKSYKQDFLEVCVRNRRTKMLPLNELTLVKAYTGKQELSENKKKDLRELLSKNLIPNFYSDFYNSIL from the exons atGACGTCGTCTACTTCGCGATCAAGAAAAATTCTAGATTTAATTCAAATTGAAGATAACATTATTCCAACTCAAAATGTTGATGTTCAG ACGATTTGTTGTGATGCAACTAAAGAGCCCGAAAATGTTACGAATATTATTCCAACTCAAAGTGCTGATGTCCag ACGatgatatgtgacgcatctaaaGAGCCCGAAAATGATACTGATATTGTTTCAACTCAAAGTGGTGATGTCCAG ATGTTATGTGATGTTTATAATAAACCCGAAAATCAACGACATTTGAATGCCTCTGAGTATTTCAAACATACTGAAGGCCGTAACAAGGCAGTTATAGATTATCGTGTGTCACCTGTTAATTCTGGAGAAAGCGACGCAGATTTAAGTGATGGCGATCCTACTTTCGAAACCGTACAAAAGGGCCAACAGGGTAGTCATTTGCTATTTCCCCGTACCCGTAGTTCAAGTTCGAGTAGTAGTTCTTCTTCAACTTCAGACTCAAGTTCATCATCTGATAGCTCTAACGAAGAGACTTTGGAAGAACAGTTAAATGCCAATAACACAGAAAATAGAACACCTGAGCCAACAAGAGAGTTAGACGGAGGAACAATGGAGAATCAAGATAATTTAACAGAAGACACAACTTCCGGAACACCTACAGTTTCTACTAAGCCAAAAGGTAAAAAACGCACTAGACAACCGGAAAACTGGAAGCAAACTAGAGcaaaaaaattgagaaattgTGGTAAGTCATAtattaatagtaaaaatattataactaaagCTCGTGAACTTAAACCACCATGTAATGACCAGTGCAGGCTGCAATATTCTAGCAAGATTGATTCTGTTCAAAGGCAAAGTATTTTCGACGCATACTGGGAACTTGGAGATATTCATAATCAGCGATCTTTCATTTTGTCGTGTTTATCTGATATCACACCCAGATATAAATATACCAATGCATTGACCCCACGGCATTGTAACAAAGCTTTCCATTTTGTTGTTGCTGGTAATTCGATCAGAGTttgtaaaaccttttttactaaTACTTTGAACATATCCGATCGTATGATTCGTACTGTTAAACATAAGACTGATAAACATGGAATTTTGAAGACGGATTGTAGAGGAATAACCGGTAATCATAAATCAGATGAAGTATTAATTTCTGACATcaaagaatttatcaattctatTCCAAGAACTGATTCTCATTACACACGACAATCATCGACCCGTGAATACATAGACGGTGGAAAAACGATAGTAGATCTCTTTAAAGACTTTGAAGAagtccaaaaacaaaaaaataagccaGCAGGAAAGTATTGCAcattttataaggtttttaatACACAATTCAATATATCATTTTTTCGCCCAAGAAAGGATCAATGCGACACATGTTTGCAATACCAGAATTCATCGCCTGAACAAAAACTTattattcaagaaaaatatgatTCCCATTTAGAAGAAAAAACCCTCAGCCGACAGGAAAAATATAATGACCGACTTAAAATTGATGAcagtaataaagtaattttgttcGACCTCCAAGCTGTTCTTCAATCACCTAAAGGGGACACTTCAGCTTTCTATTACAAAAGTAAGCTCAATAGCTATAATTTCACTGTTGCCTCCTTAAACAAAAAAGTAGAAGGCAAAGTACAGGAATCGTACAGTAACGTgcattgttatttttggaatGAAACTGATGCAAAAAGAGGTGCCAATGAAATAGGCTCTTGTCTACTCCATTATTTCGAACAACTTTGTATCGAATCCAGGGCTACTAATGAGGAAGGCATCAATCTTATACTGTATTCGGACAATTGCGgaggacaaaataaaaataaatatatcgttaCACTTTATCTTTACGCAGTTACACATCTTAATATTAATTCCATCACACATAAATACTTAATCAAAGGGCATACGCAGAATGAAGCCGATAACATACATAGCCTTATAGAAAAAGAGGTAAAAAAGAATTTAAGATCTGGACCTATATATTCACCACACCAATATGtatcaataattaaaaatgcacGAAAAtcaggaaacaaatttatagtAAATGAGCGTACATTTCATGACTTTTATGACTTGAAAAAGTTACAAGAAGCTTGgggatacaattttaataaaacaaagaatggAGATAATATTGTATGGAATGACGTAAAACTGATTAAGGTGACAAAGAAAAACcccttttcattttttataaaaaaatcttataaacaggattttttgGAAGTATGTGTAAGAAACAGGCGAACCAAAATGTTGCCTTTAAACGAGTTAACGCTAGTCAAAGCGTACACTGGAAAACAAGAgctaagtgaaaataaaaaaaaagatttacgcGAATTATTGTCTAAGAATTTGATCCCTAACTTTTATTCTGACTTTTATAATTCCATTCTTTAA
- the LOC124635622 gene encoding uncharacterized protein LOC124635622 isoform X2, whose protein sequence is MLMFRRFVVMQLKSPKMLRILFQLKVLMSRMTSSTSRSRKILDLIQIEDNIIPTQNVDVQTICCDATKEPENVTNIIPTQSADVQTMICDASKEPENDTDIVSTQSGDVQMLCDVYNKPENQRHLNASEYFKHTEGRNKAVIDYRVSPVNSGESDADLSDGDPTFETVQKGQQGSHLLFPRTRSSSSSSSSSSTSDSSSSSDSSNEETLEEQLNANNTENRTPEPTRELDGGTMENQDNLTEDTTSGTPTVSTKPKGKKRTRQPENWKQTRAKKLRNCGKSYINSKNIITKARELKPPCNDQCRLQYSSKIDSVQRQSIFDAYWELGDIHNQRSFILSCLSDITPRYKYTNALTPRHCNKAFHFVVAGNSIRVCKTFFTNTLNISDRMIRTVKHKTDKHGILKTDCRGITGNHKSDEVLISDIKEFINSIPRTDSHYTRQSSTREYIDGGKTIVDLFKDFEEVQKQKNKPAGKYCTFYKVFNTQFNISFFRPRKDQCDTCLQYQNSSPEQKLIIQEKYDSHLEEKTLSRQEKYNDRLKIDDSNKVILFDLQAVLQSPKGDTSAFYYKSKLNSYNFTVASLNKKVEGKVQESYSNVHCYFWNETDAKRGANEIGSCLLHYFEQLCIESRATNEEGINLILYSDNCGGQNKNKYIVTLYLYAVTHLNINSITHKYLIKGHTQNEADNIHSLIEKEVKKNLRSGPIYSPHQYVSIIKNARKSGNKFIVNERTFHDFYDLKKLQEAWGYNFNKTKNGDNIVWNDVKLIKVTKKNPFSFFIKKSYKQDFLEVCVRNRRTKMLPLNELTLVKAYTGKQELSENKKKDLRELLSKNLIPNFYSDFYNSIL, encoded by the exons gatGACGTCGTCTACTTCGCGATCAAGAAAAATTCTAGATTTAATTCAAATTGAAGATAACATTATTCCAACTCAAAATGTTGATGTTCAG ACGATTTGTTGTGATGCAACTAAAGAGCCCGAAAATGTTACGAATATTATTCCAACTCAAAGTGCTGATGTCCag ACGatgatatgtgacgcatctaaaGAGCCCGAAAATGATACTGATATTGTTTCAACTCAAAGTGGTGATGTCCAG ATGTTATGTGATGTTTATAATAAACCCGAAAATCAACGACATTTGAATGCCTCTGAGTATTTCAAACATACTGAAGGCCGTAACAAGGCAGTTATAGATTATCGTGTGTCACCTGTTAATTCTGGAGAAAGCGACGCAGATTTAAGTGATGGCGATCCTACTTTCGAAACCGTACAAAAGGGCCAACAGGGTAGTCATTTGCTATTTCCCCGTACCCGTAGTTCAAGTTCGAGTAGTAGTTCTTCTTCAACTTCAGACTCAAGTTCATCATCTGATAGCTCTAACGAAGAGACTTTGGAAGAACAGTTAAATGCCAATAACACAGAAAATAGAACACCTGAGCCAACAAGAGAGTTAGACGGAGGAACAATGGAGAATCAAGATAATTTAACAGAAGACACAACTTCCGGAACACCTACAGTTTCTACTAAGCCAAAAGGTAAAAAACGCACTAGACAACCGGAAAACTGGAAGCAAACTAGAGcaaaaaaattgagaaattgTGGTAAGTCATAtattaatagtaaaaatattataactaaagCTCGTGAACTTAAACCACCATGTAATGACCAGTGCAGGCTGCAATATTCTAGCAAGATTGATTCTGTTCAAAGGCAAAGTATTTTCGACGCATACTGGGAACTTGGAGATATTCATAATCAGCGATCTTTCATTTTGTCGTGTTTATCTGATATCACACCCAGATATAAATATACCAATGCATTGACCCCACGGCATTGTAACAAAGCTTTCCATTTTGTTGTTGCTGGTAATTCGATCAGAGTttgtaaaaccttttttactaaTACTTTGAACATATCCGATCGTATGATTCGTACTGTTAAACATAAGACTGATAAACATGGAATTTTGAAGACGGATTGTAGAGGAATAACCGGTAATCATAAATCAGATGAAGTATTAATTTCTGACATcaaagaatttatcaattctatTCCAAGAACTGATTCTCATTACACACGACAATCATCGACCCGTGAATACATAGACGGTGGAAAAACGATAGTAGATCTCTTTAAAGACTTTGAAGAagtccaaaaacaaaaaaataagccaGCAGGAAAGTATTGCAcattttataaggtttttaatACACAATTCAATATATCATTTTTTCGCCCAAGAAAGGATCAATGCGACACATGTTTGCAATACCAGAATTCATCGCCTGAACAAAAACTTattattcaagaaaaatatgatTCCCATTTAGAAGAAAAAACCCTCAGCCGACAGGAAAAATATAATGACCGACTTAAAATTGATGAcagtaataaagtaattttgttcGACCTCCAAGCTGTTCTTCAATCACCTAAAGGGGACACTTCAGCTTTCTATTACAAAAGTAAGCTCAATAGCTATAATTTCACTGTTGCCTCCTTAAACAAAAAAGTAGAAGGCAAAGTACAGGAATCGTACAGTAACGTgcattgttatttttggaatGAAACTGATGCAAAAAGAGGTGCCAATGAAATAGGCTCTTGTCTACTCCATTATTTCGAACAACTTTGTATCGAATCCAGGGCTACTAATGAGGAAGGCATCAATCTTATACTGTATTCGGACAATTGCGgaggacaaaataaaaataaatatatcgttaCACTTTATCTTTACGCAGTTACACATCTTAATATTAATTCCATCACACATAAATACTTAATCAAAGGGCATACGCAGAATGAAGCCGATAACATACATAGCCTTATAGAAAAAGAGGTAAAAAAGAATTTAAGATCTGGACCTATATATTCACCACACCAATATGtatcaataattaaaaatgcacGAAAAtcaggaaacaaatttatagtAAATGAGCGTACATTTCATGACTTTTATGACTTGAAAAAGTTACAAGAAGCTTGgggatacaattttaataaaacaaagaatggAGATAATATTGTATGGAATGACGTAAAACTGATTAAGGTGACAAAGAAAAACcccttttcattttttataaaaaaatcttataaacaggattttttgGAAGTATGTGTAAGAAACAGGCGAACCAAAATGTTGCCTTTAAACGAGTTAACGCTAGTCAAAGCGTACACTGGAAAACAAGAgctaagtgaaaataaaaaaaaagatttacgcGAATTATTGTCTAAGAATTTGATCCCTAACTTTTATTCTGACTTTTATAATTCCATTCTTTAA
- the LOC124635622 gene encoding uncharacterized protein LOC124635622 isoform X1, with protein MLMFRCVKIVELSLWCLSLFTSTCNLLTNTSFIVNRRFVVMQLKSPKMLRILFQLKVLMSRMTSSTSRSRKILDLIQIEDNIIPTQNVDVQTICCDATKEPENVTNIIPTQSADVQTMICDASKEPENDTDIVSTQSGDVQMLCDVYNKPENQRHLNASEYFKHTEGRNKAVIDYRVSPVNSGESDADLSDGDPTFETVQKGQQGSHLLFPRTRSSSSSSSSSSTSDSSSSSDSSNEETLEEQLNANNTENRTPEPTRELDGGTMENQDNLTEDTTSGTPTVSTKPKGKKRTRQPENWKQTRAKKLRNCGKSYINSKNIITKARELKPPCNDQCRLQYSSKIDSVQRQSIFDAYWELGDIHNQRSFILSCLSDITPRYKYTNALTPRHCNKAFHFVVAGNSIRVCKTFFTNTLNISDRMIRTVKHKTDKHGILKTDCRGITGNHKSDEVLISDIKEFINSIPRTDSHYTRQSSTREYIDGGKTIVDLFKDFEEVQKQKNKPAGKYCTFYKVFNTQFNISFFRPRKDQCDTCLQYQNSSPEQKLIIQEKYDSHLEEKTLSRQEKYNDRLKIDDSNKVILFDLQAVLQSPKGDTSAFYYKSKLNSYNFTVASLNKKVEGKVQESYSNVHCYFWNETDAKRGANEIGSCLLHYFEQLCIESRATNEEGINLILYSDNCGGQNKNKYIVTLYLYAVTHLNINSITHKYLIKGHTQNEADNIHSLIEKEVKKNLRSGPIYSPHQYVSIIKNARKSGNKFIVNERTFHDFYDLKKLQEAWGYNFNKTKNGDNIVWNDVKLIKVTKKNPFSFFIKKSYKQDFLEVCVRNRRTKMLPLNELTLVKAYTGKQELSENKKKDLRELLSKNLIPNFYSDFYNSIL; from the exons gatGACGTCGTCTACTTCGCGATCAAGAAAAATTCTAGATTTAATTCAAATTGAAGATAACATTATTCCAACTCAAAATGTTGATGTTCAG ACGATTTGTTGTGATGCAACTAAAGAGCCCGAAAATGTTACGAATATTATTCCAACTCAAAGTGCTGATGTCCag ACGatgatatgtgacgcatctaaaGAGCCCGAAAATGATACTGATATTGTTTCAACTCAAAGTGGTGATGTCCAG ATGTTATGTGATGTTTATAATAAACCCGAAAATCAACGACATTTGAATGCCTCTGAGTATTTCAAACATACTGAAGGCCGTAACAAGGCAGTTATAGATTATCGTGTGTCACCTGTTAATTCTGGAGAAAGCGACGCAGATTTAAGTGATGGCGATCCTACTTTCGAAACCGTACAAAAGGGCCAACAGGGTAGTCATTTGCTATTTCCCCGTACCCGTAGTTCAAGTTCGAGTAGTAGTTCTTCTTCAACTTCAGACTCAAGTTCATCATCTGATAGCTCTAACGAAGAGACTTTGGAAGAACAGTTAAATGCCAATAACACAGAAAATAGAACACCTGAGCCAACAAGAGAGTTAGACGGAGGAACAATGGAGAATCAAGATAATTTAACAGAAGACACAACTTCCGGAACACCTACAGTTTCTACTAAGCCAAAAGGTAAAAAACGCACTAGACAACCGGAAAACTGGAAGCAAACTAGAGcaaaaaaattgagaaattgTGGTAAGTCATAtattaatagtaaaaatattataactaaagCTCGTGAACTTAAACCACCATGTAATGACCAGTGCAGGCTGCAATATTCTAGCAAGATTGATTCTGTTCAAAGGCAAAGTATTTTCGACGCATACTGGGAACTTGGAGATATTCATAATCAGCGATCTTTCATTTTGTCGTGTTTATCTGATATCACACCCAGATATAAATATACCAATGCATTGACCCCACGGCATTGTAACAAAGCTTTCCATTTTGTTGTTGCTGGTAATTCGATCAGAGTttgtaaaaccttttttactaaTACTTTGAACATATCCGATCGTATGATTCGTACTGTTAAACATAAGACTGATAAACATGGAATTTTGAAGACGGATTGTAGAGGAATAACCGGTAATCATAAATCAGATGAAGTATTAATTTCTGACATcaaagaatttatcaattctatTCCAAGAACTGATTCTCATTACACACGACAATCATCGACCCGTGAATACATAGACGGTGGAAAAACGATAGTAGATCTCTTTAAAGACTTTGAAGAagtccaaaaacaaaaaaataagccaGCAGGAAAGTATTGCAcattttataaggtttttaatACACAATTCAATATATCATTTTTTCGCCCAAGAAAGGATCAATGCGACACATGTTTGCAATACCAGAATTCATCGCCTGAACAAAAACTTattattcaagaaaaatatgatTCCCATTTAGAAGAAAAAACCCTCAGCCGACAGGAAAAATATAATGACCGACTTAAAATTGATGAcagtaataaagtaattttgttcGACCTCCAAGCTGTTCTTCAATCACCTAAAGGGGACACTTCAGCTTTCTATTACAAAAGTAAGCTCAATAGCTATAATTTCACTGTTGCCTCCTTAAACAAAAAAGTAGAAGGCAAAGTACAGGAATCGTACAGTAACGTgcattgttatttttggaatGAAACTGATGCAAAAAGAGGTGCCAATGAAATAGGCTCTTGTCTACTCCATTATTTCGAACAACTTTGTATCGAATCCAGGGCTACTAATGAGGAAGGCATCAATCTTATACTGTATTCGGACAATTGCGgaggacaaaataaaaataaatatatcgttaCACTTTATCTTTACGCAGTTACACATCTTAATATTAATTCCATCACACATAAATACTTAATCAAAGGGCATACGCAGAATGAAGCCGATAACATACATAGCCTTATAGAAAAAGAGGTAAAAAAGAATTTAAGATCTGGACCTATATATTCACCACACCAATATGtatcaataattaaaaatgcacGAAAAtcaggaaacaaatttatagtAAATGAGCGTACATTTCATGACTTTTATGACTTGAAAAAGTTACAAGAAGCTTGgggatacaattttaataaaacaaagaatggAGATAATATTGTATGGAATGACGTAAAACTGATTAAGGTGACAAAGAAAAACcccttttcattttttataaaaaaatcttataaacaggattttttgGAAGTATGTGTAAGAAACAGGCGAACCAAAATGTTGCCTTTAAACGAGTTAACGCTAGTCAAAGCGTACACTGGAAAACAAGAgctaagtgaaaataaaaaaaaagatttacgcGAATTATTGTCTAAGAATTTGATCCCTAACTTTTATTCTGACTTTTATAATTCCATTCTTTAA